A DNA window from Haloferax volcanii DS2 contains the following coding sequences:
- a CDS encoding nickel pincer cofactor-dependent isomerase, group 22: MHTDGDENPVDWLSVPEDVILEACGNPSLPELGIIEQVWETNPIPAADVPEAAAKAVAALSFAAVPEGGEVALGVGSRGIANIPDIVAGVVDAVSEAGYEPFVFPAMGSHGGATGDGQREMLNELGITEERIGCEIRSSMEVVEVGRTPDRDVPVVADANAAGADAIIPINRVKPHTDFDGEVESGLSKMLVIGMGKQRGAQIAHKWAVDWSFRRMIPEITEQLLDSLPIVGGVAIVEDQHDDTTLIEGVPPSGFLDRERELLETAYELMPKLPFEELDLVVFDRQGKEISGQGMDTNVIGRRPFSINEPAPEKPNIKRIYTHGLTEKTHGNAMGVGSADVIHEDIVAELDAQTTLINALTASTIRGVKLPPVVETDRAGVVAALSTIGVVEPDTVRVVRAADTMHLHRLYASPALVEEARERDDLRVVEDPTPIAFEDGQFAAPSLRD; encoded by the coding sequence ATGCACACAGATGGCGACGAGAACCCCGTAGACTGGCTCTCAGTCCCGGAAGACGTTATCCTCGAAGCGTGCGGTAACCCCTCGCTCCCCGAGTTAGGTATCATCGAACAAGTCTGGGAGACGAATCCCATTCCGGCGGCCGACGTTCCGGAGGCGGCCGCGAAGGCCGTCGCCGCGCTGTCGTTCGCGGCTGTTCCCGAGGGTGGCGAGGTCGCGCTCGGCGTCGGGAGCCGCGGTATCGCGAACATACCCGACATCGTCGCGGGCGTCGTCGACGCCGTCTCCGAGGCGGGCTACGAGCCGTTCGTCTTCCCCGCGATGGGGAGCCACGGCGGTGCGACCGGCGACGGACAGCGGGAGATGCTGAACGAACTCGGCATCACCGAGGAGCGAATCGGCTGCGAGATTCGGTCCAGTATGGAGGTCGTGGAGGTCGGGCGCACGCCGGACCGCGACGTGCCCGTCGTCGCCGACGCCAACGCCGCGGGCGCGGACGCCATCATCCCCATCAACCGCGTCAAGCCCCACACAGACTTCGACGGCGAGGTCGAAAGCGGGCTGTCGAAGATGCTCGTCATCGGCATGGGCAAACAGCGCGGCGCGCAAATCGCCCACAAGTGGGCCGTCGACTGGTCGTTCCGACGGATGATTCCCGAGATAACCGAGCAACTGCTGGACTCGCTTCCCATCGTGGGCGGCGTCGCCATCGTGGAAGACCAGCACGACGACACCACGCTCATCGAGGGCGTCCCCCCGTCGGGCTTCCTCGACCGCGAGCGCGAACTGCTCGAAACCGCGTACGAACTGATGCCGAAGCTCCCGTTCGAGGAGCTCGATTTGGTCGTGTTCGACCGACAGGGCAAGGAGATTAGCGGGCAGGGGATGGACACGAACGTCATCGGCCGCCGGCCGTTTTCCATCAACGAGCCCGCGCCCGAGAAGCCGAACATCAAGCGCATCTACACCCACGGGCTGACCGAGAAGACCCACGGCAACGCGATGGGCGTCGGGTCGGCCGACGTGATTCACGAGGACATCGTCGCCGAGTTGGACGCGCAGACGACGCTCATCAACGCGCTCACCGCGAGCACCATCCGCGGCGTGAAACTCCCGCCCGTCGTCGAGACCGACCGCGCGGGCGTGGTCGCCGCGCTGTCGACAATCGGCGTCGTCGAGCCCGACACGGTCCGGGTCGTCCGCGCGGCCGACACCATGCATCTCCACCGGCTGTACGCCTCGCCGGCGCTCGTCGAGGAGGCCCGCGAGCGAGACGACCTGCGCGTGGTCGAAGATCCCACACCGATAGCGTTCGAGGACGGCCAGTTCGCCGCGCCGTCGCTCCGGGACTGA
- a CDS encoding IclR family transcriptional regulator → MKQTGQKGGPRTLKTVTTASRVLDAVKDCDGIGVSELSDYLDISKSTAYIHLRTLEENGLLVQRGDRYRFAFKFTVLGEYARNQSPLYRYGKPEVEKLAAETDQYTHIVTEENGYGVNLYQVKGDTSVDGEYQTEKVQSQDHLHYTASGKAILAALPDERVEKIIEQRGLPAQTKATITDREALFDELEQIRERGYAYNDEEEIRGFRAIGAPIEDPSGQVLGSVSVSGPTSLLQGEQFQEHVPKLVTQSANVIEVNINMNAQS, encoded by the coding sequence ATGAAACAGACGGGGCAAAAAGGGGGGCCACGGACGCTGAAGACGGTCACGACGGCGTCACGGGTTCTCGACGCCGTCAAAGACTGCGATGGAATCGGTGTTTCGGAGCTCTCCGACTATTTGGACATCTCGAAGAGCACGGCGTACATCCATCTCAGGACGCTGGAGGAAAACGGCTTGCTCGTCCAGCGCGGGGACCGCTACCGGTTCGCGTTCAAATTCACCGTCCTCGGAGAGTACGCGCGGAATCAGAGCCCGCTGTACCGATACGGTAAGCCGGAGGTCGAAAAACTCGCGGCGGAGACCGACCAGTACACGCACATCGTCACCGAGGAGAACGGCTACGGGGTCAACCTCTACCAGGTGAAAGGGGACACGAGCGTCGATGGAGAGTACCAGACCGAGAAGGTACAGAGCCAAGACCACCTCCACTACACCGCCTCCGGAAAGGCGATTTTGGCCGCCCTTCCCGACGAGCGAGTCGAGAAAATCATCGAACAACGCGGACTCCCTGCGCAGACGAAAGCCACTATCACCGACCGCGAGGCGCTGTTCGACGAACTCGAACAGATTCGCGAGCGCGGCTACGCGTACAACGACGAAGAGGAGATCAGAGGGTTTCGCGCCATCGGTGCGCCAATCGAAGACCCGAGCGGGCAGGTGCTCGGTTCGGTGAGCGTGTCGGGCCCGACCAGTCTCCTGCAAGGCGAGCAGTTCCAAGAGCACGTCCCGAAACTCGTCACGCAGTCCGCGAACGTCATCGAGGTCAACATCAACATGAACGCGCAGTCGTAG
- a CDS encoding BMP family ABC transporter substrate-binding protein → MLDEESSIQRRDVLSALGAAGVTTLAGCTGGDTGDTDDTEASETTASEGTTSGTTTGDVETTDGGGPSEGETVNAAWVYISEIGDLGWSWAHDQARQAVDEQYDWLETEYTEAVAPSDSERVFEQYAQGDVDVIFGTTFGYQDPMYAVAEDYPDTVFEHATGYRTRENMGRYMGRIYEPRYLAGQATGMVTENNTIGYVAAFPIPEVVRSINAMALGARSVNPEATFKVRWVNAWFDPPTAREAANALIDEGCDVIAQEQDSPAAVRAASDAGVWTSGYNAPMGQFGGENYLISPIWDWTEFYGPTLESLHEGSWEADAFWGGMETGVPMLDEWGPNVSQEVKDQVAATEEQILNDELDVWAGSAFEGESDEFLFQEMSSFVEGVEGEVPS, encoded by the coding sequence ATGTTAGACGAGGAATCTTCGATTCAGCGGAGAGACGTACTGAGTGCGCTCGGTGCCGCCGGCGTCACCACGCTCGCGGGTTGTACCGGTGGAGACACCGGAGACACCGACGACACGGAGGCGAGCGAAACGACGGCCAGCGAGGGAACGACCAGTGGAACGACGACCGGCGACGTCGAGACCACCGACGGCGGGGGGCCAAGCGAGGGAGAGACGGTCAACGCCGCGTGGGTGTACATCTCCGAAATCGGTGATCTCGGGTGGTCGTGGGCGCACGACCAAGCCCGGCAGGCCGTCGACGAGCAGTACGACTGGTTGGAGACGGAGTACACGGAGGCCGTCGCGCCCTCGGACTCCGAGCGGGTCTTCGAGCAGTACGCCCAAGGGGACGTGGACGTGATATTCGGAACCACGTTCGGCTACCAGGACCCGATGTACGCGGTGGCGGAGGACTACCCGGACACCGTGTTCGAACACGCGACGGGCTACCGGACGCGGGAGAACATGGGTCGCTACATGGGTCGCATCTACGAGCCGCGGTATCTGGCCGGACAGGCCACCGGAATGGTCACCGAGAACAACACCATCGGGTACGTGGCCGCGTTTCCGATTCCGGAGGTCGTTCGGTCCATCAACGCGATGGCGCTGGGCGCGCGCTCCGTCAACCCCGAGGCGACGTTCAAGGTTCGCTGGGTCAACGCCTGGTTCGACCCGCCGACGGCAAGAGAGGCCGCGAACGCGCTCATCGACGAGGGCTGTGACGTCATCGCCCAAGAGCAGGACTCGCCGGCGGCGGTCAGGGCCGCCAGCGACGCCGGCGTCTGGACCTCAGGGTACAACGCTCCGATGGGGCAGTTCGGCGGTGAGAACTACCTTATCTCACCGATTTGGGACTGGACCGAGTTCTACGGTCCGACCCTCGAATCGCTCCACGAGGGGTCGTGGGAAGCCGATGCGTTCTGGGGCGGGATGGAGACGGGCGTTCCGATGCTCGACGAGTGGGGACCGAACGTCTCACAGGAGGTCAAAGACCAGGTCGCCGCGACGGAAGAGCAAATCCTGAACGACGAACTCGACGTGTGGGCGGGCAGCGCGTTCGAGGGGGAAAGCGACGAGTTCCTCTTCCAAGAGATGAGCAGTTTCGTCGAGGGCGTCGAAGGCGAAGTGCCGAGCTAA
- a CDS encoding Gfo/Idh/MocA family protein: MQELGIIMNGVTGRMGTNQHLIRSIVALREEGGVELPSGERVMPDPLLVGRNERKLRELSEEHGIDRWTVDPDLETCLDGDDEVYFDSQITPRRPDSVMKAIDAGKHVYCEKPLASDLSAALDVAGMAEESDVKHGIVQDKLWLPGLLKLQRLIEQDFFGDILSVRVEFGYWVFTGHGQEAQRPSWNYRAEDGGGIVDDMFSHWSYVLENLFGEVESVRCLQKTHIDERIDEDGEPYEATADDAAYAIMELEDDIVAQLNSSWTVRVNRDDLLEIQVDGTEGSAVAGLRDCKTQGHANTPKPEWNPDTPKEHDFYEDWTGVPNNRVFENAFKLQWEKFVRHVVADEPFPWDFTAGARGVQLTEASYRSSEEGRRVVLDDLSV; the protein is encoded by the coding sequence ATGCAAGAGCTAGGTATCATCATGAACGGCGTGACCGGCCGGATGGGAACGAATCAGCATCTCATCCGCTCTATCGTCGCGCTGCGCGAGGAGGGCGGCGTGGAACTCCCCAGCGGGGAACGAGTCATGCCGGACCCGCTTCTCGTCGGCCGCAACGAACGCAAACTCCGCGAACTGAGCGAGGAACACGGTATCGACCGGTGGACCGTCGACCCCGACCTCGAGACGTGTCTCGACGGCGACGACGAGGTGTACTTCGACTCGCAGATAACCCCCCGCCGCCCGGACAGCGTCATGAAGGCCATCGACGCCGGAAAGCACGTCTACTGCGAGAAACCGCTGGCGAGCGACCTCAGCGCCGCGCTCGACGTGGCCGGGATGGCTGAAGAGAGCGACGTGAAACACGGTATCGTCCAAGACAAACTCTGGCTCCCGGGGCTGTTGAAGCTCCAGCGACTCATCGAACAGGACTTCTTCGGCGACATCCTCTCGGTGCGCGTCGAGTTCGGCTACTGGGTGTTCACCGGCCACGGCCAGGAGGCACAGCGCCCCTCGTGGAACTACCGCGCCGAGGACGGCGGCGGTATCGTCGACGACATGTTCTCCCATTGGAGCTACGTGCTGGAGAACCTCTTCGGCGAGGTGGAGTCCGTCCGCTGTCTCCAGAAGACCCACATCGACGAGCGAATCGACGAGGACGGCGAGCCCTACGAGGCGACCGCCGACGACGCCGCCTACGCCATCATGGAGTTGGAAGACGACATCGTCGCCCAACTCAACTCCTCGTGGACCGTCCGCGTCAACCGCGACGACCTCCTCGAAATCCAGGTCGACGGGACCGAGGGAAGCGCGGTCGCCGGCCTGCGCGACTGCAAGACGCAGGGCCACGCGAACACGCCGAAACCGGAGTGGAACCCCGACACGCCGAAGGAACACGACTTCTACGAGGACTGGACGGGCGTCCCGAACAACCGGGTGTTCGAGAACGCGTTCAAGCTCCAGTGGGAGAAGTTCGTCCGCCACGTCGTCGCCGACGAGCCGTTCCCGTGGGACTTCACCGCCGGGGCGCGTGGCGTCCAACTCACCGAGGCGAGCTATCGGTCCTCCGAGGAGGGTCGCCGCGTCGTCCTCGACGACCTCAGCGTGTAG
- a CDS encoding DUF1349 domain-containing protein: MRPDRRTFLRVLGAGSIGAATTGLFGGSAAAATVISMQGGGDDIWGTADAFHYYYTELSGDFDVAVQNTGIDNVESWTKAGPMVRESLDPDSKNVMVRRRPNGEASMQYRPEDGAETDSVGGTPADWLRLKRSGDAIETYHSTDGETWTSINTLDAADISLGDSVYVGLAVTSHLSGTLATATFQSLSGVDPDRNRDIGDVEVAGSVENTTGVPLVSTGDVTDIGPGSATLTGDLGDLGGADSAECYFEYREVPTESWKTTDSTELTSSGAFSVDADDLTRRRYYEVRAVADTADGDTARGSVSTFNTPNPSNSKVPAHPGPDSVSHFGPSDGFAEAAPWLDDDTPIIVITEPTRRQLEKAVTIDGERLVVFETSGTIDLGVRDLPIPYDKCYIAGQTAPSPGVTLVKGRVNIGASDCVLQHVRVRLGDAGIEDATEDWALDTVNTADETTNNVIDHVSASWSVDECLSVGYETAETTVSNCLVAEALDDSVHPKGEHGYGSLIGNDAKNVAMLGNVWAFNTDRHPRLKEGTQSVVVNNVMYDFEDGTWLDPDTEASIVGNAYLRPNSDKANVFTEDDVDTAVAYLEDNLTDGDVAMVDENVTVVDERPLWPDGLAAMSSDRTFDHNLANVGARPADRTATDERILENVEGGESYLVDSQEQVGGYPDLPVNSHELNVPNGGTRPWLRSWSRRVETPQR; this comes from the coding sequence ATGAGACCCGACAGACGGACGTTCCTCCGCGTGCTCGGAGCAGGAAGTATCGGTGCGGCGACGACTGGCCTCTTCGGTGGCAGCGCCGCGGCTGCGACCGTGATTTCGATGCAGGGCGGCGGCGACGACATCTGGGGCACCGCCGACGCGTTTCACTACTACTATACGGAGCTGAGCGGCGATTTCGACGTCGCCGTCCAGAACACCGGCATCGACAACGTCGAAAGCTGGACGAAGGCGGGCCCGATGGTCCGCGAGTCGCTCGACCCCGACTCGAAGAACGTCATGGTCCGTCGCCGGCCCAACGGCGAGGCGTCGATGCAGTATCGGCCCGAAGACGGCGCTGAGACGGATAGCGTCGGCGGCACACCGGCCGACTGGCTCCGTCTCAAGCGAAGCGGAGACGCGATAGAGACCTACCACTCCACGGACGGCGAGACGTGGACGTCGATTAACACGCTCGACGCCGCCGACATCTCGCTGGGCGACAGCGTCTACGTCGGACTGGCAGTCACCAGCCACCTCTCGGGGACGCTCGCGACGGCGACGTTCCAGAGTCTCTCGGGGGTCGACCCCGACCGGAACCGCGATATCGGCGACGTCGAAGTCGCGGGGAGCGTGGAGAACACGACGGGCGTTCCGCTCGTCTCGACCGGCGACGTGACCGACATCGGCCCCGGGTCCGCCACGCTCACCGGCGACCTCGGCGACCTCGGCGGTGCCGACTCCGCAGAGTGTTACTTCGAGTACCGGGAGGTACCCACCGAGTCGTGGAAGACCACGGATTCGACGGAACTCACCTCGTCGGGAGCGTTCAGCGTCGACGCCGACGACCTGACGCGGCGTCGCTACTACGAGGTTCGCGCGGTGGCGGACACGGCCGACGGCGACACCGCTCGGGGTTCGGTTTCCACGTTCAACACCCCGAACCCGTCGAACAGCAAGGTTCCGGCCCACCCCGGCCCGGACAGCGTGTCCCACTTCGGACCGAGCGACGGGTTCGCCGAGGCCGCACCGTGGCTCGACGACGACACCCCGATCATCGTGATAACCGAACCGACCCGCCGCCAACTGGAAAAGGCGGTCACCATCGACGGCGAGCGATTGGTCGTCTTCGAGACCAGCGGAACAATCGACCTCGGCGTGCGCGACCTCCCGATTCCGTACGACAAGTGCTACATCGCGGGCCAGACCGCGCCCTCGCCGGGCGTCACCCTGGTCAAGGGTCGCGTGAATATCGGGGCGAGCGACTGCGTCCTCCAGCACGTTCGAGTCCGACTCGGCGACGCGGGCATCGAGGACGCGACCGAGGACTGGGCGCTCGACACGGTCAACACGGCCGACGAGACGACGAACAACGTCATCGACCACGTCTCCGCCTCGTGGAGCGTCGACGAGTGCCTCTCGGTCGGCTACGAGACCGCGGAGACGACCGTCTCGAACTGCCTCGTCGCCGAGGCGCTCGACGACTCGGTCCACCCGAAGGGCGAACACGGCTACGGGTCGCTCATCGGCAACGACGCGAAGAACGTCGCCATGCTGGGGAACGTCTGGGCGTTCAATACCGACCGCCATCCCAGACTCAAGGAGGGAACCCAGAGCGTCGTCGTCAACAACGTGATGTACGACTTCGAAGACGGCACCTGGCTTGACCCCGACACCGAGGCGAGCATCGTCGGCAACGCCTACCTCCGACCCAACTCGGACAAGGCGAACGTCTTCACCGAGGACGACGTGGACACCGCCGTGGCGTACCTCGAAGACAACCTCACCGACGGCGACGTGGCGATGGTCGACGAGAACGTGACTGTCGTCGATGAACGGCCGCTGTGGCCCGACGGACTGGCGGCGATGTCGTCGGACCGGACGTTCGACCACAACCTCGCGAACGTCGGCGCGCGCCCGGCCGACCGGACGGCGACCGACGAACGCATTCTCGAAAACGTCGAAGGCGGGGAGAGCTACCTCGTCGACAGTCAGGAACAGGTCGGCGGCTACCCGGACCTCCCGGTCAACAGCCACGAACTGAACGTCCCCAACGGCGGGACTCGCCCGTGGCTCCGGTCGTGGTCTCGTCGGGTTGAGACGCCGCAGCGCTAA
- a CDS encoding IclR family transcriptional regulator, producing the protein MPTDNSPKTLRTTATSIAILKQLEAIDGARVSEIAERMDKPKSTIHGHLATLKQEQFVIKEGDFYFIGPELLRLGNQVRTREPAFVLARQFTERLFEETRLRSIFTVEMGGKAVFLHTASGSKMGWSHEQLGNRLFLHNTAVGKAILAELPEPRIEQILDRWGLPQETENTTTDREALFEELERVREQGYAVNRAENFNELYAIGVAATRRSGDVIGGFSVTGPAHSVTGEDRKAELAHTVKDIVSEFELELALA; encoded by the coding sequence ATGCCAACGGATAACTCACCAAAGACGCTCCGGACGACCGCCACCTCGATAGCGATTCTGAAGCAACTCGAAGCGATAGACGGCGCGCGAGTCTCCGAAATCGCCGAGCGGATGGACAAGCCCAAAAGCACGATTCACGGTCACCTCGCGACGCTCAAGCAGGAACAGTTCGTCATCAAGGAGGGCGATTTCTACTTCATCGGCCCGGAACTGCTTCGGTTAGGGAACCAAGTCCGGACGCGGGAACCGGCGTTCGTCCTCGCGCGGCAGTTCACCGAGCGACTGTTCGAAGAGACCCGCCTTCGGTCGATTTTCACCGTCGAGATGGGTGGGAAGGCCGTCTTCCTGCACACCGCCTCGGGGAGCAAGATGGGGTGGTCCCACGAGCAACTCGGCAATCGGTTGTTCCTGCACAACACCGCCGTCGGGAAGGCGATTCTCGCGGAACTCCCCGAACCGCGCATCGAACAGATACTCGACCGGTGGGGCCTGCCGCAGGAGACGGAAAACACCACCACCGACCGCGAGGCGCTGTTCGAGGAACTGGAGCGCGTCCGCGAGCAGGGCTACGCCGTCAACCGCGCCGAGAACTTCAACGAACTCTACGCCATCGGCGTCGCCGCGACGCGCCGTTCGGGCGACGTTATCGGCGGTTTCAGCGTCACGGGCCCGGCCCACTCGGTGACCGGCGAGGACCGGAAGGCCGAACTCGCACACACGGTCAAGGACATCGTCAGCGAGTTCGAACTGGAACTCGCGCTCGCGTGA
- a CDS encoding Gfo/Idh/MocA family protein, producing MGTNIGYIGIDHHHRDPYFAVASELDATITAVCEPGRRVDVENIAAMDDRPDEITTEGQDMADLVGGAAVYEDPHELVSDADVDVAWITYRSDETPEIIESAVENGVHVVSEKPIARTAADLEDIAERANELGVTVSPTMYYRRNPVAMALRDRVSEGFFGDVWTLDGRFNASQLSYRDTDHYLYDRETSRGGALQWIGPHWVDVMPWILDDPIARVNARFHDAVEADVEAGAVLQFETESGTLGTYHTGYYLSDRGKDTHLGLYGTEGQALTPLHHDSLQHEPTVPLDITSEHPDWTAAPKRTVEFEFTYDRFPAWGDFVQDYFEDYFAGYETGDVPATADDAVQLLRVLDAAYESGERGGWVEVEG from the coding sequence ATGGGTACAAATATCGGATACATCGGTATCGACCACCACCACCGGGACCCCTACTTCGCGGTCGCGAGCGAGTTGGACGCGACGATTACCGCGGTCTGCGAGCCCGGCCGGCGGGTCGACGTGGAGAACATCGCGGCGATGGACGACCGGCCCGACGAAATCACGACCGAGGGACAGGACATGGCGGACCTCGTCGGCGGCGCGGCGGTCTACGAGGACCCACACGAACTCGTCTCCGACGCCGACGTCGACGTGGCGTGGATAACCTACCGGAGCGACGAGACGCCGGAAATCATCGAGAGCGCCGTCGAGAACGGCGTTCACGTCGTCAGCGAGAAACCCATCGCTCGGACCGCCGCCGACCTCGAAGACATCGCCGAGCGGGCCAACGAGCTCGGCGTGACCGTCTCGCCGACGATGTACTACCGGCGCAACCCCGTCGCGATGGCGCTCCGCGACCGAGTTTCGGAGGGCTTCTTCGGCGACGTGTGGACGCTCGACGGCCGCTTCAACGCCAGCCAGCTCTCCTACCGGGACACCGACCACTACCTCTACGACAGGGAGACGAGTCGCGGCGGCGCGCTCCAGTGGATTGGCCCGCACTGGGTCGACGTGATGCCGTGGATTCTCGACGACCCCATCGCGCGGGTGAACGCCCGGTTCCACGACGCGGTCGAGGCTGACGTGGAAGCCGGAGCAGTCCTCCAGTTCGAGACCGAAAGCGGGACGCTCGGGACGTACCACACCGGCTACTACCTGAGCGACCGCGGCAAGGACACGCACCTCGGGCTCTACGGCACCGAGGGGCAGGCGCTGACGCCGCTGCACCACGACTCGCTGCAGCACGAACCCACGGTCCCGCTCGACATCACCTCGGAACACCCCGACTGGACCGCCGCGCCCAAGCGGACCGTCGAGTTCGAGTTCACCTACGACCGGTTCCCGGCGTGGGGCGACTTCGTGCAGGACTACTTCGAGGACTACTTCGCGGGCTACGAGACCGGCGACGTGCCCGCGACGGCCGACGACGCCGTGCAGCTGCTTCGCGTCCTCGATGCGGCCTACGAGTCCGGCGAGCGCGGCGGCTGGGTCGAAGTCGAGGGGTGA
- a CDS encoding glycoside hydrolase family 28 protein, producing MTLEQRNVRDYGIEDDDSLDTAAIQAALDDCAGEGGEVYLPPGTYRSAPLRVGDDTTFRLANGAELRFVQDFTEFPTVESRWEGWDQDGFHPCLHVADASNVTITGEGVIDGGGSYWWVFVSLPPEQYPSELAARLEEIRSGNQQDEVSTFTVRPPLLQIDGCENVTVSGVTLRNSPFWNTHVVYSDDVTIHDVSIQNPPDAPNGDGIDIDSSRFVRVSDTHIDAGDDAICLKSGKDEQGREVGRPTENVVVTNCTVEHGHGGVVIGSETAGDVRHVTVTNCTFTDTDRGIRIKSKRGRGGTVEDLRFDTIIMRRVACPFVINGYYQTDIDSDPKPVTEATPNVRNVDFHHITAEEVESAAFLAGLPEQRFEGISFTDVDIDATRPFDASDLSPAMAKGYDQRHGVFCKSLGRVSFKDVRVTVPDGSGTPLTAEASSTVVLDGFEAEADEGPAVEADGVENLRIGGCVAPDDGEPFARVRGESDGESSVLLAGNYGDMDEAVVSVQPETVER from the coding sequence GTGACTCTCGAACAGCGGAACGTGCGCGACTACGGTATCGAAGACGACGATTCGCTCGACACGGCGGCGATTCAGGCGGCGCTCGACGACTGCGCCGGCGAGGGCGGCGAGGTGTATCTCCCGCCCGGGACGTACCGCAGCGCCCCGCTCCGCGTCGGCGACGACACGACCTTCAGACTGGCAAACGGGGCGGAACTCCGGTTCGTCCAGGACTTCACCGAGTTCCCGACGGTCGAGAGCCGCTGGGAGGGGTGGGACCAAGACGGCTTCCACCCGTGTCTCCACGTGGCCGACGCCTCGAACGTCACCATCACCGGCGAGGGCGTCATCGACGGCGGCGGCTCCTACTGGTGGGTGTTCGTGTCGTTACCGCCCGAGCAGTACCCCTCCGAACTCGCCGCGCGACTCGAGGAGATTCGAAGCGGCAACCAGCAGGACGAGGTGAGCACGTTCACGGTTCGCCCGCCGCTGCTCCAGATAGACGGCTGTGAGAACGTGACAGTCTCCGGCGTGACGCTCCGGAATTCCCCGTTCTGGAACACCCACGTGGTCTACTCCGACGACGTGACGATTCACGACGTCTCGATTCAGAACCCGCCGGACGCCCCGAACGGCGACGGCATCGACATCGACTCCTCGCGCTTTGTCAGGGTCAGCGACACCCACATCGACGCCGGCGACGACGCCATCTGCCTGAAGTCCGGCAAGGACGAGCAGGGCCGCGAGGTCGGACGCCCGACCGAGAACGTCGTCGTAACCAACTGTACGGTCGAACACGGCCACGGCGGCGTCGTCATCGGGAGCGAGACTGCCGGCGACGTGCGGCACGTCACCGTCACGAACTGCACCTTCACCGACACCGACCGCGGCATCCGCATCAAGTCCAAGCGCGGCCGCGGCGGGACGGTCGAGGACCTCCGGTTCGACACCATCATCATGCGCCGCGTCGCCTGCCCGTTCGTCATCAACGGCTACTACCAGACGGACATCGACAGCGACCCCAAGCCCGTCACCGAGGCGACGCCGAACGTCCGAAACGTCGACTTCCACCACATCACCGCCGAGGAGGTCGAGTCGGCGGCGTTCCTCGCCGGCCTCCCCGAACAGCGGTTCGAGGGAATCTCCTTTACCGACGTGGACATCGACGCGACCCGCCCGTTCGACGCCTCGGACCTCTCGCCGGCGATGGCGAAGGGGTACGACCAGCGACACGGCGTCTTCTGTAAGTCGCTCGGTCGCGTCTCGTTCAAAGACGTTCGCGTGACGGTCCCCGACGGGAGCGGGACCCCGCTGACCGCGGAAGCGAGTTCGACCGTCGTCCTCGACGGTTTCGAGGCCGAGGCGGATGAGGGGCCGGCAGTCGAGGCAGACGGCGTCGAGAACCTCCGAATCGGCGGCTGCGTCGCCCCCGACGACGGCGAGCCGTTCGCCCGCGTCCGCGGCGAGAGCGACGGCGAGTCCTCGGTACTCCTCGCCGGCAACTACGGCGACATGGACGAGGCCGTCGTCTCGGTGCAGCCAGAAACGGTCGAGCGGTAG